ACTGCAACAAATGTAACCGTATCAGTGACGGTGCCTGTATACGGGAATACTTCGGCACTGCGAAGCCAGGACAGAATGTGACATACCGTTTTCGCGCTGCTCAGCTCCTCCGTAAATGTGATCAGTTCAACAGCAGTGATGAGCGCAGAACCTGTGGCCGTAGGCGAACTCAGACCTATTGTATCCGTGACCTGATTGGTCTCGCCGCTTGTGACCAGTATGTCTGTTGATACAGCTGCGACCTGTGTGAGGAAGGTATCAATCGTACGTTGCATCAAGCAATCACACACGCAAGGTAGCGAAATAAGCGCTGAATATAAAGTAATGAACTTCACGCGTGAGCGTGAAATTACTGTATTGCACAATACGGCGTGATCTTCTAAGCGAAGTACTGCTTGCCTATCCTACACCCTAAATATCAGAGAAAATACCATAGATCAGCATCCACAGCATGGCGTATGTGAAACGAAAGAGATAAGCAATGCGACAAAGTGGTAAATCCCTCTTTACAACTTTTTGTAAGTCTGATGCAATAAGCTCTGTTTGTTTGGTGTGTACCCTTAGCAGCCTGCCTGACCTGAACGCATGAAGGGCGCTTTACTGTAATCTAAGGACCCATAAAGAGACCGCGGATCAGCAGCTCGGACACACTAAAGGCTATAGAAGAAGAAGCCCATAGGATTATTTATTAGAGCGAATATCCTCTCCAGGAATAGGAGTCGCCTGAGTGCAATTTTTTTGACGTTTATCTGGTGACGACaacaatttttcatggctgcgGCGGGGATTTTGACCAACGCGCCTTAGATCACGGCGTATTGACGAGGTTGCGGCGCTTGCTAATATCAGCTAGTGATGGTAAATTGTGGACGCAGTGTTCACTAACAATGCATAATCCTGGGTAATGGTTAGTGAACGTTGGCTATTGCTGTATATTGGTACCTTGGAGTGGTTGCTGTTAGATATCTGTCGGATAGTGTGGGGTAATTTACGCGAATTCTTCCTGTTCTTTATTAGTCATAGCTAACTACTCGATCACATGTCCTCCTGTCCAGTAGTGTTCTCTGATACAATTGTTTTTAAATGGAGACTCACTACCGGCTAGCGCAgtgtcatcaccatcatcaatTGTTGGGTAGTGTTGGTTATTGTTAGCTATCACTGGACAATGTTGGCTGACTGTCAGCTAGTCCTGGATAGCCCTGACTATCGTTACTTGCCTGTCAGGTTGTGTATTCCATGTTTGCGCTTGTAGCGGCATCGTCAtccctcacgatcatcatcatcttttttaccacttacgcgccgcgcctctcgcacAGGGTATGCTCAGaactcgaggcgcgagcagtagaacgTGCTCAcactcctgggggctggacgccggcaggcgctgccgctctgcttgtactagggccttcgaataaagtagcgatacttcggcacggccacgtcggccgccttgacgtctctctctcgctacaattgatGACCTGGACAACCGCGCCCTTCGACGGCCGGCGCTGCAATGCTTCCGTCACTCTGCCCGCCAGTGAAGCCGTTCCACCCTGCCTACCCACGAGCGTGGTTCTTACAGCTCGACGCTaccctcgcggtgaatggcgtcaccgcgcagccactaatgcacgacatcctgcttgacgccctcccggctgagcggcgtcatctgtccgccgcgccgtcatccagcccgcagccatacgacgacctctgcgctgctgtgctggcccgctacggcgagatgttccgcccgctaccggggacccgtgagttccagGTTTCCCctccaacgcgagcggtaccacccggcccacAGCCCTCCCATGACGGCGAGCTACCTTCCCCGGCCatgtctctttctcgctctcgtcCGGCCACTAGCGCAGCAGTTCCTGCGCCCGAGCACCCACCCGACGAGGTTCTGAACGTTGCTGCTGCCTTCGACCAGTCTGCCACGAGGTGCATTCCTTCGCcaccctcggccgacggtccatcaggcatgcccgccatccgcaCGTCTTCTCCAACCTCGACGGATCGCGACAGCTCGGAGCCATCAGACTCCACGACCGTTACCTTGCAGCACGCCCTGGATTCGGACACGGACATCGCACCGTCCGCTATTCGCTCCCCAATTGTGGCGGATTCGCCGTCCTCGTCCATCGACCATCACCACGTTTCAACAACCTCGACACTATGTGCGTCTTCCCAGCAGCGACCAGCATTGACCTCGCAGTCCACCGCAGCTGAAGTTGGAGCACCGAACCAACACCGGCCGAACTTGCGAGACGCTGCTACGATGACGGAAGCGTCTGAGGATGAATTGCCTGGTTCGCCGATGGCAGAGCAGCCCGCACATGCCACGCCTGCCGCAAAGGCAGGCATCCAACACGCCGACCTACGCACCAGCCCTCGTGTGCCGGGCACAGGCGCGGGCACAGGCGCGCTGTCGGAACCTGTGGCAGAGCCTCCGCCTGCGGTGTTCCATGACATCCCTCCTCCGGAGTTCTTAACGGAGGTCGCGAACCAGCAGCGGAGTACCATGAATGCAGGCATGCCCTTCGACACGGCGAAAGCGTCTTCTACCGCTGTCCGAACGCTTACCTACCACGTGCCATACACCTAATCACTACTCGCATTGCGCGTGGCATGGTTCTGCAACCATGACGTCCCCGTGTCCGTCGACTTGTATACCCGTGCCAGCACGTCCGAGGCGATGCAAAGCTGATGTCGGCGttgcgccgccaccgacgtcttCATCACAACCCCCCCAGTACCCACGTGAGCGGCCAAGTCGACCATTTGGACACCGCTCAGGTCACAATGTCCACGTACCGACATccgcgtcagcgctgtgcccgcacaggaaagacccATCGCCGCAGCTACTCGTcgatggttgctcgtcgtggcttcactgtgtcatttcgcattgtttcgcccacatcgcccgcaccggcccttgtgcacccgccctcaactccaTCTGCAGGCACCTCTGCCAGCCGCGCTGACTCGCGCCACCGGGTGCGCTACCGAAAGGCACCATCAAGTCGTCGCGGGACCCGCCTGGCCATGACCCCACCGTACTTACGCCCAGTCCTCCGCccgctgcgcttctcccagagccgccgcCAGAGACCCAATGGTTCCCGATAGTCCTTTACCGTTGACGACCTAGACTGCCCACAAACATTTTTCTCGCGTCAcaagccttgtatatacgccccaattgttttttttttcacttaggCTTCATttctacgggggggggggggcagtaatctgtagcggcatcgtcatccctcacgatcatcatcatcctttttaCCACTAACGCGCCGCGCCTATCGCGCAGGGTATGCTCAGaactcgaggcgcgagcagtagaacgtgctcacgctcctgggggctggacgccggcagccgctgccgctctgcttgtactagggccttcgaataaagtagtgagacttcggcacggccacgtcggccgccttcgcGTCTCTCACTACACGCTTATTCGCTACCCGATTCACATTGTTCTGGCAAGCATGTCACTAATATTGTATGAAATATTACATATGCAATAATGTGACTAATTTATTCTAACGTTGCTGGTTCCTGAATAAATTTGACAATGAACGCTGTTTATGATATGCACGTTAGTACGTGGTAGCGTACATCACTCCTCAACGAAGCGCAAATCTCAGCTCGAACACGAGCGCCGACTTTACCTAGGACTGTAAACAATCCAGCCGGAGTgcaagaacagcaaaaaatactccGGCGGTGCCGCGagaaaactccggccagccggagtgaaagaacagcgaaaaatactccgaagatgccacgcaagAACTCCGGCCcaccggagtgaaagaacagcaaaaaatacttCGGAGGTGCCACACAatcactccggccagccggagtaaaaacTTTACTCCGGCAGTCCGGAGTATAAGAAACTCCCGGTGGAGgagtcgctagaggacaagcattttattACCACCTGCGAGATTTTGTTTTTTACAGTGTACTCATCTTCGCCATTTATGAACCAAAGATGGGACGCAGGTATTTTGTTGAAACCTGCAAAAGCGGGCGAATACTTACAAGGCAAAGGTGGAGTAAGAAACGAACGCGCTCCTCCTCCATGCTCTGTTATTACGACGGAGCGGGAGCAACGCGCGTGGTCGGTTCCCTCGGAAACCGAAACTGCGGCAATTCCCCTGCGTTCcgccagcatgaagtggctcTGCGGCAGCGTGACGTTATCAGAGAAGCTATTCTCGATGTATCCACGTAGTGGAGATATCCATTTCCGCGGAGCGCATTCAGTCACTCGAAAAAGCGGCGAGCCGTGACATCATACCGCTCTCGATCACGTCGGCGCACCGAACCAGCCAGCACATTACATTACCAgcgtaaagagaaagaaagtggacgaaatgtacagtaaCAGTACACTTAAACAAACTTGACAAGTCTGAACTTGCGTATGAACATGTTCAGATGTTTGAAAACGAAACCGGAAATGCATACAGACCGTCCAGGTGCGCCAGGTGGGCGGTCGCGATAAACCTAATTCAAGAGCTAATGGTCGCGATAAACCTAATTCGAGAGCTAATGTTATTagagttcatgcacggcctccgagatgtgcgtccaAAAGCGGATATCTGGGGCATGGAGCCCTTCCTTCGTGATCTGGGGGCAGCATTCGTTGGGGTGAAACGCATTCCGCCCCTCTCATTGGTGtggagagttgtgaaagcttcgtgatgttaaaatgacgttgcggaagaagGACCGGAAATGGGGGGCGCTCTGCTCGTCGAGGTCCAGCCAATCAGTGGAGGGCCAAGTGGACAGTCAACAAGGTGGATACATCGAGAATCGTGCCCCTAGTCGCCTCAAGTAGTTGAGTTGCACCTCCTAAATGTTTCTTGCTCCGTTGCACTAGCACATGTTCGCCGATGTTGGCGAATTTTGTGTAGTATCGGCTAATACTGGCTACTTTTGGCTGGAATAGCCTAATATATCGGTAAATATGGCTAGCCATTTTGCTCTCGCTTTAATCACTGAGCCGTTCACCCTTATTATGTCACAATGCGAATAACTTGTAGCTGCACATAAACGCGTAGGTTAAGTTTTACCGAGCTCGCCGCTGTGGAAGCTGTAGTGTCCATCGACGTCGTTGGTGAGCTGGGTACCACAGAGACCGTGCTGTTAGTGGAATTCACCGAGGTTGCTTCAGAAGTTGAGGTAACGTTGGAGAGCTCAGATGATCCATCGGTCACTGTCACCAGGGGCGCAGGGGTGATCGGTGGGCGCGTCTGGAAGTGTTATTTTACAGCCATGAGGTTTTGGGCGTTTAGATTACTTCGCGAAATCAAGCTGGCGAAGTAATCCGTTTCTCCTCAAATTTTTCTGCGTGTATTTTTGGTAAAGGGCTTAATATGCACTTAGATAAATTGCAAAAAGAATGGTGGCATGTCTATTCGAACTCATTTCAGAGATTTTTTTATGTTGGTACGGTGTTATGCCATTATAAGACAAACATTACACCATGATTAATTAGATGACTACTTTGGGAGAATGACACCTTGCTGCACGGAATGGAAGATACTACCTTTAGATTTATTACATCATGGCTGGTCTAGTGACACGTTCTGTGGTGCTACCGGAGATTATACGTTATGATGGTATCACCGCAATGACCGGTTTTTTGTCAATCATGCCGGTACAGCGACATTGGTGTCGTTGAgttcgtcttcttttttcttcattctaaTACTTGACGTGTGCAACATTTCCAAATTTTCTGTCTGTCCGGGAAGAGCTGTATTTCACGTCTACGACGTTCAAGCCAAGAACGATAATCCGAAACCAGTGTGACGCAGTGCTGCCTAAATTGTGAAATATTCAAGAGTTAAGGACATCCCTCCGAACTACATCTACATGGGACAAATTAACGACTAATTTTATCAGCGATTTTGCGTGTACGGCTCGGGCCACGACTAGAAACCTCAGGTGTAAGTGCAAGAAGCGTATTGTACTCGCCAGTTTCATGCCAGCGGTATGAATATCCGGGAAATAAGTTGTTTCACTGCACTATAGGGCAATGTTGGTATCGGTCCTCAGCTTGATTGAATTGCGATTAAAAAACACAACGTAGACGTAAGATGCATAAAACGGGGGGTTTACGGCATATAaggaattcggcagatcccactcactCTTAGAGTCGGTGTCACGCGAAGCAGGAGGCGAGTATCGGCCTATACTGAACTTTTTTctattgctttgagtcaagcgttgcgaGCTGGAAAGACTTTACGCATTTTGAGTATGTATGGGTATACCGGTGgtgggaggaaggggggggggagtacttGCTGAACGCCTTAACTATATTACAGGACCTCTTTTGAGTAAAACTCCTATTTGAGGAAGCAACAATTTGGGCCTGCTCGCacatttaagtggttgcgcgtGAACGTCAATTCGGCCTCTTTGGTGGCTTTGCAAATCCGATATCATGAAAATAtagcaacatgtttttacagattaactTTGACCACTTGCGTGGCTTTAACTCTGGGCAGTTTAAATAAAATCAGAAGTGGCTCTTTTTTAATTGAATTTTATAACTGCATTTTCAGAGACATGCCTCCCCTTACGCATTATTGGTTTGCGTTTGACGCCTACTCGGCAATCGAATTCGGCGCATTTGCTAACCTAATATTTGGAAACACTCtgggaaattttggaaattctgCCTATTATAGACGCGCAGCAAAGTATCTGAAACGAGAgcgttattgagcaatgtgccgtatATGTAATTTCTTTGTCCTAAAATATGAGGAACAGAAGTGCGAGATAACAATATTTTGTAAACGCGCGTTATTCAGCACTAATGACGAAAATGCTTAACTATCATTGCTACAATATTTCTTTTTTCGGATGTCGTCAAATTTTCATTATCGCGCAgttcgcaaaaagcggttctggCACTGTGTAGACTTTCGAATTTATTTGACAGAGGgaatattttttttcgcgaaactaagatTCGTTTCGTGGGTCTGTGGACTCGGGCaagaatatatatttttttaataaaattAAAGGGGGTCGCCAGACATGCACCGGCGTTTTTATCTGAACATATCCAGTAGCCATTTTCTACTGCAACAAGTGTAACCATATCAGTGACGGTGCCTGTATACGGGAATACTTCGGCACTGCGAAGATAGCACAATCAATGTGACTTACCTTTTTTGTGCTCCTCAGTTCCTCCGTAAATGTGATCAGTTCAACAGGAGTGATGAGCTCAGAAGCTGTGGCCGTAGGCGAACTGAGACCTATTGTATTCGTGACCTGATTGGTCTCGCCGCTTGTGACCAGCATGGTTGTTGATACACGTGCGACCTGTGTGAGGAAGGTATCAATCGGACGTTGCATAGAGCAATCACACACGCAAGGTAGCGAAAGAAGCGCCTAATATAAAGTAATGAACTTTACGCGTTAGCTTGATATTCCTATATTGCACAACAGGGCCTGATCTTATAAGCGAAGTAGCGCTTCCCTCTCCTACAGCTTAAATATAAGAGAAGATGCCATAGATCAGCATCCACAGCATGGCTTCAGTGAAACAAAAGAGACAAGCAATGCGACAAAGCCGTAAAACCCTCTTCACCCCCTTTTGTGAGTATGATGCACTAAGCTCTGTTTGTTTGGTGTGTACCTTTAGCAGCCTGCTTGACCTGAACGCATGAACGGCGCCTTAAAGTAATCAACGGAAGCATAAAGAGACCGCGGATCAGCAACTCGGTGACACTAAAGGCTTTAGAAGAAGAAGCAAATACGATTATTTATTAGAGAGAATATACTCTGCAGGAATAAGAGCCACGTGAGTGCAATTTTTTGAGGCTTTTATCTGCTAAGGACAGCAATGTTCCATGACTGCGGCGGGGATTTTCAGGAAGGTGCCTTAGATGACGGCGTGATGACGAGGTTACGGTACTTGCTAATATTAACTAGTGATGGTAAATTGTGCACGTTGTGTTCACTAACAATGCATAATGTTGGGTAACGGTTAGTGAACGTTGGCTATTGCTGTATATAGCTACCTTGGAGTGGTTACTATTGAATATCTGTCGGAGAATGTGGGGTGATGTACACGTGTTATTCCTGTTCCTTATTAGTCATAGCTAACTATACACTCACGAGTCCTCCTGTCAGCTAGTGTTTCCTGATGCATccttttattgcgttagcaaatatatggacagtcgcgGCTGATTGTTGCCGTCcttgtcgccgccgtcatgtaccatatatatatatatatatatatatatatatatatatatatatatatatatatatatataaaagtcacaaagaaaaataattcacaaaagctttccgacgcgcggaatcgaacgggcgacctctcgtatcccagcgcgcggcgttagacgttaaaccacgaacagcaacgtctttcagcctgctaacggcgaactatttatatacaccatttacttcagcatgctttcttagtcaccacatagatggagCGATGTACGCGCGTggcctgtatatgctaccttcaggtagcagagttgcgcatctgtcttccaacgccgctagcaaccatgcattgcggagaaactgtcgcttgggccatttttttaatttcccgacgccaccgctgcagcgaactgaattaagaCTAGCCATCGGCAGCCAACGTTTATCGCCAatcttcgacacgccaggcaggttaatcggcgacacagtaggcatgtcccCTGCAAAagcgaagtgcgacttcaccgcatagttgtggttgctagccggacctatgcgctactctgctacctaaaggtagcatatacagtgactctagcgtgGCCCGCTccggcgaacgccgttgctcttcgccctacagggcgtggtcgccttcgtgcgcttatctcgaggaaagaagggggcggcctggggggggggggggtggagcgtggggctgtatgtcttgtgctttccccgcgatgtccgcgctgaagccacagagcgtacgaaggtcacttcactcgctgcagcggccgcgtttgcaagatgagcgcgctgttcaaacagaattaagtaacaactgggacagttagttcgcgctcgtcctgtgtgtacctgtacattcgtttcgtgcgtcctgctttatgtttgagcagtgcgcttcaagtttcgagctgtgacgcatgatagttcgcgctcatcctgtgtgcgttcttttggtGCGTCCTTTCGGCtcaagcgacgcgctggcaattttgagctgctttcccttcttcgcgttacatttcaatttattgctatcgcattcattgcttcgccgctgcggcgaaactgtgactttttcaaatGGAGGCTCACTACCGGCTCGCGCAgtgtcatcaccatcatcactTGTTGGGTAGTGCTGCTTATTGTTAGCTATCACTGGACAATGTTGGCTGACTGCAAGCTAATCCTGGCTAGCGCTGGATATCGTTACTTGCCTGTCAGGTTCTGTATTCTATATTTGCGCTTATTCGCTACCCGATTCACATTGTTCTGGCAAGCATGTCACTTATTTTGTATGAAATATCATATATGCACTAATGTGACTGTAATTTATTCTACCGTCGCTGGGCCCTGAGTAAGTTTGCCAATGCACACTGCTTATGATATGCTGGTTAGCACGCGGTAGCGTACATCACGAAGCGCAAATCTCAGCTCGAACACGAGCGCCGACATTAGACAGGACCGTAAACAATCCTTTTCGCATGGCAGTGTAGTCAACGTGTATGGTAAGCGTGCGTGATGCACACAACTGCTAAGTGCTCGAaaccaaaacgtgaacgccgagcCAGTCTCGGAGATATGCAGCGCGACTCACACGAAGACAGGTTACAAGGATAGACAAAGACCAGCGCCGACTGACAATGCCGAGTGccgtgttgcaagtcagcgctcgcctgtgtctatctgtgtctcctgtcttcgtccgaGTCGCGCTGCATTTCTCCGTGTACGAACAAACTCGCCGTAGAAAAAGTCAGAAGCAGCTTTTCCCTGACTGTTTTGCATAACGTCGAATGTCACAGCGCGTTCAATACGCTGGAATTTTTGCCCGCTATATTCTTCGACTACCCAATCCTCACAGGCACAGACACGCGACATTGAGTCCTCCATGTTATGTTTGAAAGGAAACTAAAGCTAAATCCATAAATTTTGCATAATTTGTGTGAGTTGTGTAAAATCTTGTGGCTTGAATTCCACAGTTATGgcatgtacagtcaaccacaaaagtttacggagcacgcgagcgcgtggccaaaaGCCGCTTCTCGACATTTCCGCTGCGTCAGCGGCGAACGACAGCGGCGCTACGCACAAGAGACATCCATCCCAAACGGGGGTTCTTAAATGGTTTTTATGTTTCTTCTTCTTAAGTGTTTGCTCGGTATTTTCATTACAGCAAATGTGTACTCAAGCAACAAGAATAGCAGCGCACGCTTCAAACACATTAGACTTAATACTAACAAACAGTTCGGATATAATTTCGCCCATAACGTACCTTCCAGGCCTTAGCGATCATTTACTCCTATATTTGGACAGTAAATTAGCCCGCtcgagaaaagaaaacaaggagaCGTGACCATAACAGGGGTAACTTTGAGGCGGTCAACAGTGAACTTTCTAACTTCACCGATCTTTTTCTTGACGGTTTCGACGATCGGAGTGTCGAAACTAACTGGAACATGTTTCCAGATAAAATCACGCAGCTCACTGATCAATACATTCCACACCGTATCGTAACCAACAGCTCAAGTGCTCCCTGATACAATAGCCATATCAGGCGTttatcaaacagaaaaaaaacgtttcttTCGCGCCGCAAAGCTTTCGCCTACTAGTGATCGCTGGGCTTTGTACACAACAGCGTCTGCGTTGTACATTCATGCCCTTCGACATGCAAAATAACATTTTCATTCCCATGTACTGCCCTCTATGTTGACCACTAATGTTAAAAACTTCTGGCGAACTACTAGTCCCTCAACCAATGACGTTATCACGCTGACCGATTCCTCTGGTGACCCCATTTCATCGGATGTTTGTGCCACAGTTTTTAATCGTACATTTGCTGAAAACTTCTCAGCTATCTCGGTTATTCATACTCCGACAACTGTCGGCCATACATCTGAAGCTATGCCGCCTATACTAATTAGTACATTCGGTCATCTTAAGCTCATTAATAAACTTGGCCTTCATTCAGCACCCGTATGTGATATTATTGGTGCGAAGTTTTTGAAAAACACTTCTACCTATACTGCGTTaatcctgtgtaaactttttcagcaatcacttGATCATTCCTTTCTTCCAAAAGTGTGGTAAATTGGGAAGGTTATTCCAATTCACAAGTCTGGCAGCAAAACATCTCATCTTAACTATCGCCCCATTTCTTTAACCAGCACATGTTGTAAAATGTT
Above is a window of Rhipicephalus sanguineus isolate Rsan-2018 chromosome 3, BIME_Rsan_1.4, whole genome shotgun sequence DNA encoding:
- the LOC119385596 gene encoding uncharacterized protein LOC119385596; the protein is MSLSRSRPATSAAVPAPEHPPDEVLNVAAAFDQSATRCIPSPPSADGPSGMPAIRTSSPTSTDRDSSEPSDSTTVTLQHALDSDTDIAPSAIRSPIVADSPSSSIDHHHVSTTSTLCASSQQRPALTSQSTAAEVGAPNQHRPNLRDAATMTEASEDELPGSPMAEQPAHATPAAKAGIQHADLRTSPRVPGTGAGTGALSEPVAEPPPAVFHDIPPPEFLTEVANQQRSTMNAGMPFDTAKASSTAVRTLTYHVPYT